The Phragmites australis chromosome 1, lpPhrAust1.1, whole genome shotgun sequence genomic interval TAACACCGCATATAATAGAGCAAAAATGTTCAAGGGACAAAACCAAATCTAATAAAGCTATCTTTTCCGTAAGAAATAAGCATAACAAGTTCCGATGTTGGTTCCATTTTAATTCCTAGCGCATTAACGCTTCTGCTAAGCAATTCGTTGCGCTAATTACCAAAGTTTTGTGTATTCATAGTAACTCCTAGTGAATTAATGCTTTCGCAGAGCAACTGATTCCCACAATTATGCAAGTTCTTTGTACTCGTAATGTCAACACAAATCATTTTAGGGAACACAACTACAGTATAATCAATAATGTCAAATTGACGCAATTAGTTATGCTCAAAGTCTTCTATGTTTCGCATCTATAGTACAATCATTCATAGTAATTAAGGAAGCTTTCCACTTACATAGCCATGAGAAGAAAAAATCGTGCTTACCTTGTCTTTAATTACACTTATTTAACATACTAAGAGCTAATTGTATCCACTACATCTTTACCACTCATGCAAATACCTCATGTAAAATAGTCTTGTTGTAGAATATTTATATGTGCACATCCTTACACTATACCACATTTATTTATTAGTCCATACTTGAACATAAAAGACGTTAAATAATACACTGCGGAGCACACAGCACCGTTCGTCAATCCATTTCAATTTTTATCCGGCCTATGCCCGCCAAATCAACCGCCGAACGCGACATTTGAATAAACATATATAGCCCTAAAGCTCCTACCCGTACGGAACAGCCGAAACGGAGCAGAACAGTCGTATGTACAATGCTGGGTGACCCAAGCGTGGGCCACGTAGATGCCTCCCTACGACACCCAAACCGAGTACCGGTGGGTGAGCATGGCCCTACCATCTGAGCGCCGATGCTATTCTAGCTTCTCGCTTGCTGAGAAACTATTTAAACAACTAGCTTTTAGCTCTAATTTATAGTGAATTTTAATTGACTGAGAAATCGATTAtgattaaaataaatttaaagcTGAGAAGTAGATTTTAACTGATTTTTCTGACTTTTATATAAAttaagaaactaaaaatttattataaaaactaataattaaaatttaacaCGCTCAGTTACTCTCTCAACTAACTAAGAAATTCCAAAGCCAACTACCTATCTAAACAGGCCTTATACTACTCCCGCTACTGATCAATCGAACTAGAAGCCGGGTCGGAGCGGCCGATAGGGACGGGCACGCTCATACTAGAAGCTCGCCTCGCTCACAGACACACGGACACGCACTACTTACTCGCTTTCTCCGTTCTCGCAGCCGCGTAGACTGCGGTTGCGCCTGCTTCTGCCCGTGCGGTCAGCCACCCTCCCTCCCACCTGCCTCCGCAACACCGCGTTGTTCTCCCGCCCCAGTACCTATAAATACACCGGTCCCGTCTCCGTCTCCTTCCCCCTCCCATCCTTGAGACGCCCGGACCACTCCTCTCGAGTCCTCAGCATCACAGCGagctcgatcgatcgatcgccaccaagaaccccaGACTTGTAGAGAGATTTATCCTTCGACACAGCCTCCATTGATTCCATCTTCTTTTCCCACCCCCTATATGAGCACCTCGTACACCGAGGCGCAGTTCGGCTTCTTGTTCGAGTTCCCTGCCGGAGAGGACCTTAACTCTTGGTTCACGAGCCCGTGCGAGGACCAGCCGGCGACGCCGCCCGTGGCGTTTCAGGCACCGGTGGCGATGGCGGACCCTAGGAAGAGGGCGGCGGAGTACCAGCTGACGGAGGGGGAGGAGTCGGGGGCCAAGAGGCAGCGGTCCCCGACGAGATCCAGGGAGAACAGCGGCGGGAGCAATGAGGGCGACCACGACAACATGTccgaggtggcggcggctgtgggagggaggggcggcgggAGGCGCATGTGGGTGAAGGAGCGCGACCGGGAGTGGTGGGACCGGATGAGCAGCCCGTTCTGCCCGGAGGAGGAGTTCCGCCGCGCGTTCCGGATGTCGCGGGCCACGTTCGAAGCCGTCTGCGAGGAGCTGGGCGCCGCCGTGGCCAAGGAGGACACCATGCTCCGCGCTGCCATCCCCGTGCGCCAGCGCGTCGCCGTCTGCATCTGGCGCCTCGCCACGGGGGAGCCCCTCCGGCTCGTGTCCAAGCGTTTCGGCCTCGGGATCTCCACCTGCCACAAGCTCGTGCTCGAGGTCTGCACCGCCATCAAGGCCGTGCTCATGCAAAAGGCCGTGCAGTGGCCGGAGGCCCCGGACGCCGCGGCGGACGTGGCAGCCAGGTTCAAGGCCGCGTCAGGGATCCCCAACGTCGTCGGCGCCATGTACACCACCCACATCCCCATCGTCGCGCCCAAGAACAACGTCGCCGCCTACTACAACCGCCGCCACACGGAGCGCAACCAGAAGACGTCCTATTCCATCACCATGCAGGGCGTGGTGGACGCGGCCGGCGCCTTCACCGACGTCTGCATCGGCTGGTCCGGCTCCATGTCCGACGCCGACGTGCTCGACAGTTCCGCGCTCTACGCGCTGCGCGGCGCCGCCGGCCTGCTCCAGGGCCAGTGGGTGGTCGGCGGCGCCGGGTACCCGCTAATGGACTGGCTGCTGGTGCCCTATACACACCAGAACATGACGTGGGCGCAGCACGTGTTCAACGAGCGGGTGGACGGCGTGCGCGCCGTGGCGCGGGACGCCTTCCAGCGGCTCAAGGCGCGCTGGGGCTGCCTCCAGAAGCGCACCGAGGTGAAGCTGCAGGATCTCCCCATCGTGCTTGGAGCCTGCTGCGTGCTCCACAACATCTGCGAGCGCGCCGGCGAAGCTGTCGACCCCGAGATCAGCTTCCAGCTCTTCGACGATGACATGGTGGCCGAGAACCCTGTGCGCTCGCAGGCGGCCGCCAG includes:
- the LOC133910196 gene encoding protein ANTAGONIST OF LIKE HETEROCHROMATIN PROTEIN 1-like; translation: MSTSYTEAQFGFLFEFPAGEDLNSWFTSPCEDQPATPPVAFQAPVAMADPRKRAAEYQLTEGEESGAKRQRSPTRSRENSGGSNEGDHDNMSEVAAAVGGRGGGRRMWVKERDREWWDRMSSPFCPEEEFRRAFRMSRATFEAVCEELGAAVAKEDTMLRAAIPVRQRVAVCIWRLATGEPLRLVSKRFGLGISTCHKLVLEVCTAIKAVLMQKAVQWPEAPDAAADVAARFKAASGIPNVVGAMYTTHIPIVAPKNNVAAYYNRRHTERNQKTSYSITMQGVVDAAGAFTDVCIGWSGSMSDADVLDSSALYALRGAAGLLQGQWVVGGAGYPLMDWLLVPYTHQNMTWAQHVFNERVDGVRAVARDAFQRLKARWGCLQKRTEVKLQDLPIVLGACCVLHNICERAGEAVDPEISFQLFDDDMVAENPVRSQAAASARDNIAHNLLHSGAGAGFFLK